A window of the Agrococcus jejuensis genome harbors these coding sequences:
- a CDS encoding sensor histidine kinase, with product MTTLATLVEQHARTDAPDVPWFHRLVGDWQLIADLAFADVVLWLPTQGPDGFIALSHARPSSSGTLFYRDFIGQPVRNAWRGQVDDAFSSHRIVEATHPEPGTDGDTRVRAVPVARRVGGDLVTVAVITTHSNVAERTPSRQELTFKQCADDLLRMMTVGDYPDESAPTGPRRGAPRASDGLIRLDSAGVVTFASPNALSAFVRLGFREELEGRSLAEVTTELIDESHDVDETLPLVVTGRAPWRTDIETHAVTISLRAVPLRRGGDRIGAIVLARDVTELRHQEQSLITKDATIREIHHRVKNNLQTVAALLRIQARRTHSDEAQQALVNAERRVASIAVVHDTLSEGLSQSVDFDAVFDRTLKLTSEVASVHNATVRTERRGSFGVLPSAYATPLALALTELVTNAVEHGLEGRRDGLVRINADRDDDTLTVRVCDNGSGLPAGRVGSGLGTQIVKTLITGELSGAIDWGQRVDQGTEVTISVPLRFLDRD from the coding sequence GTGACCACCCTCGCGACCCTCGTCGAGCAGCACGCCCGCACCGATGCGCCGGACGTGCCCTGGTTCCACCGTCTCGTGGGCGACTGGCAGCTCATCGCCGACCTCGCGTTCGCCGACGTCGTGCTGTGGCTGCCCACCCAGGGACCCGACGGCTTCATCGCCCTCTCGCATGCCAGGCCGTCGTCGTCGGGCACGCTCTTCTACCGCGACTTCATCGGCCAGCCGGTGCGGAACGCGTGGCGCGGGCAGGTCGACGACGCGTTCTCGTCGCACCGCATCGTCGAGGCGACGCATCCCGAGCCCGGCACCGACGGCGACACGCGCGTGCGCGCCGTGCCCGTCGCCCGCCGCGTGGGCGGCGACCTCGTGACGGTCGCGGTCATCACGACGCACTCGAACGTCGCCGAGCGCACGCCGAGCCGCCAGGAGCTCACGTTCAAGCAGTGCGCCGACGACCTGCTGCGCATGATGACGGTCGGCGACTACCCCGACGAGTCGGCGCCCACGGGCCCGCGTCGGGGCGCGCCCCGCGCATCGGACGGCCTCATCCGCCTCGACAGCGCCGGCGTCGTGACGTTCGCGAGCCCCAATGCCCTGTCGGCGTTCGTGCGCCTCGGGTTCCGCGAGGAGCTAGAGGGCCGGTCGCTCGCCGAGGTCACGACCGAGCTCATCGACGAGTCGCACGACGTCGACGAGACGCTGCCGCTCGTCGTCACGGGCCGCGCGCCGTGGCGCACCGACATCGAGACGCACGCCGTCACGATCTCGCTGCGCGCCGTGCCGCTGCGCAGGGGAGGCGACCGCATCGGCGCGATCGTGCTCGCGCGCGACGTCACCGAGCTGCGGCACCAGGAGCAGTCGCTCATCACGAAGGATGCGACGATCCGCGAGATCCACCATCGCGTGAAGAACAACCTGCAGACCGTCGCGGCGCTGCTGCGCATCCAGGCGCGCCGCACGCACTCCGACGAGGCGCAGCAGGCGCTCGTCAACGCCGAGCGTCGCGTCGCCTCGATCGCGGTCGTGCACGACACGCTCTCGGAGGGGCTGAGCCAGTCGGTCGACTTCGACGCCGTCTTCGACCGCACGCTCAAGCTCACGAGCGAGGTCGCCTCGGTGCACAACGCGACGGTGCGCACCGAGCGTCGCGGGTCGTTCGGCGTGCTGCCGTCTGCCTACGCGACGCCCCTGGCGCTCGCGCTCACCGAGCTCGTGACGAACGCCGTCGAGCACGGCCTCGAGGGCCGTCGCGACGGGCTCGTGCGCATCAACGCCGACCGCGACGACGACACGCTCACCGTGCGCGTGTGCGACAACGGATCGGGGCTGCCCGCCGGTCGCGTCGGCTCCGGTCTCGGCACGCAGATCGTGAAGACGCTCATCACGGGCGAGCTCTCGGGCGCGATCGACTGGGGTCAGCGCGTCGATCAGGGCACCGAGGTCACGATCTCGGTGCCGCTGCGCTTCCTTGACCGCGACTAG
- a CDS encoding SAF domain-containing protein: MRRAWLDPRLAIGAVLVVVSIVGVWLVIQSTSRSTTVWVASETLLPGDVIGAGDVEAVELRMEGATDAYLAGEATPEGLVVVSPVGAGEVLPLTALGDADSVDLATVVLALDGGIASTVAEGSVVDVWAAPPGEQGTFEAATVLVGDAIVVGLVADEGIIADDAVRLEVLVPREDVAGVLDAVANAHAVHVVPVATPVTP, from the coding sequence ATGCGACGCGCGTGGCTCGACCCCAGGCTCGCCATCGGCGCCGTGCTCGTGGTCGTCTCGATCGTGGGCGTGTGGCTCGTGATCCAGTCGACGAGCCGATCCACGACGGTGTGGGTCGCGAGCGAGACGCTGCTGCCCGGCGACGTCATCGGCGCCGGCGACGTCGAGGCCGTCGAGCTGCGCATGGAGGGCGCGACGGATGCGTACCTCGCGGGCGAGGCGACGCCCGAGGGGCTCGTGGTCGTGTCGCCCGTGGGTGCGGGGGAGGTGCTGCCGCTCACGGCGCTGGGCGACGCCGACTCCGTCGACCTCGCGACGGTCGTGCTCGCGCTCGACGGCGGCATCGCGTCGACGGTGGCCGAGGGCAGCGTCGTCGACGTGTGGGCCGCGCCGCCGGGCGAGCAGGGCACGTTCGAGGCGGCGACGGTGCTCGTGGGCGACGCGATCGTCGTGGGGCTCGTCGCCGACGAGGGCATCATCGCCGACGACGCCGTGCGGCTCGAGGTGCTCGTGCCGCGCGAGGACGTCGCGGGCGTGCTCGACGCCGTCGCCAACGCCCACGCAGTGCACGTCGTGCCCGTCGCGACGCCGGTGACGCCGTGA
- a CDS encoding winged helix-turn-helix domain-containing protein, with protein MARARLSAAEARRIAFAAQGFGAPPPVVGTRQLSGAFARLGLLQLDTVNVFERSHYLPMLARLGTYDRALLDRLVTHDRRPRVLGRTTELWAHEAAIVPVDDVPLLRFRADRFRAKHAAWFDAHATLVAELHAIIRDRGPSTVGELEHPANVRGPGGWWDRGDAYHAVHAMFRAGELVVLGRRRFERVYDVAERALPATLQHVVPEEEATVELVRRAAIALGVGTVDDLRDYHRLAYLADAKRAVEQLVDAGELLPVTVAGWGAPAYLHASQRIPRSMDATALLSPFDPIAWHRPRALRMFDFHYRISIYTPPEEREHGYYVLPVVVGDEIVGRMDLKSDRRAGVLRVQHAHVEPAFADRSGELAARIAPRVHEAAAWQGLGAVDVTGPGTWAADVRAALTV; from the coding sequence ATGGCTCGAGCACGGCTGTCGGCGGCGGAGGCACGACGCATCGCATTCGCGGCGCAGGGCTTCGGCGCTCCCCCGCCCGTCGTCGGCACGCGACAGCTCTCCGGCGCGTTCGCACGGCTCGGGCTGCTGCAGCTCGACACCGTCAACGTCTTCGAGCGCAGCCACTACCTGCCGATGCTCGCGCGCCTCGGCACGTACGACCGCGCCCTGCTCGATCGGCTCGTGACGCACGACCGCAGGCCGCGCGTGCTCGGTCGCACGACGGAGCTGTGGGCGCACGAGGCGGCGATCGTGCCGGTCGACGACGTGCCGCTGCTGCGCTTCCGCGCCGACCGGTTCCGCGCGAAGCACGCGGCGTGGTTCGACGCCCACGCGACGCTCGTCGCCGAGCTGCACGCCATCATCCGCGACCGCGGGCCGTCGACGGTCGGCGAGCTCGAGCATCCGGCGAACGTGCGCGGCCCTGGCGGCTGGTGGGACCGCGGCGACGCGTATCACGCGGTGCACGCGATGTTCCGGGCCGGCGAGCTCGTCGTGCTGGGCCGTCGGCGCTTCGAGCGCGTGTACGACGTCGCCGAGCGCGCGCTGCCCGCGACGCTGCAGCACGTCGTGCCCGAGGAGGAGGCGACGGTCGAGCTCGTGCGGCGCGCGGCGATCGCGCTCGGCGTCGGCACGGTCGACGACCTGCGCGACTACCACCGCCTCGCCTACCTCGCCGATGCGAAGCGGGCCGTGGAGCAGCTCGTCGACGCGGGCGAGCTGCTGCCCGTCACGGTGGCCGGCTGGGGTGCGCCCGCCTATCTGCACGCGAGCCAGCGCATCCCGCGCAGCATGGATGCGACGGCGCTGCTGTCGCCGTTCGACCCGATCGCGTGGCATCGGCCGCGCGCGCTGCGCATGTTCGACTTCCACTACCGGATCTCGATCTACACGCCGCCCGAGGAGCGCGAGCACGGCTACTACGTGCTGCCCGTCGTCGTGGGCGACGAGATCGTGGGGCGCATGGACCTCAAGAGCGATCGGCGCGCGGGCGTGCTGCGCGTGCAGCACGCGCACGTCGAGCCGGCGTTCGCCGACCGCTCGGGCGAGCTCGCGGCGCGCATCGCGCCGCGCGTGCACGAGGCCGCGGCGTGGCAGGGGCTGGGCGCCGTCGACGTGACGGGGCCGGGCACGTGGGCGGCCGACGTGCGGGCGGCGCTGACCGTCTGA
- the ilvA gene encoding threonine ammonia-lyase, with product MTSLDALGTIPGPTLAEFREAQVTVAAAIQRTPLELSRHLSGMLGSTVHLKCENLQRTGAYKLRGAYNMLSKLTPEQRERGVVAASAGNHAQGVAFAASELGIQSTIFMPMGAALPKVQATRDYGARIELRGLDFQTALQAAIAHVAETGATFVPPYDHHDIIAGQGTLGLEILDEQPDVETILVPIGGGGLAAGVASAAKQRAAELGRDIRVIGVQAEGAAAYPPSLAHGGPTTIQTLPTIADGIAVARPGDLPFEIIRACVDDVVTVADDDIARAIIALLERAKLVAEPAGAVTTAAIMTGAVRDAGSTVAILSGGNVDPMVLERVIGRGLVASQRYLRIRMDLPDRPGQLAIIAQILSDEQANVVEVMHTRHNEWTQINDVAIELSVTTRGPEHAQRLLAALRRAGYEPHEV from the coding sequence ATGACGTCGCTCGACGCGCTGGGCACGATCCCCGGCCCCACGCTCGCGGAGTTCCGCGAGGCCCAGGTCACGGTCGCGGCGGCGATCCAGCGCACGCCGCTCGAGCTCTCACGACACCTGTCGGGCATGCTCGGCTCGACCGTGCACCTCAAGTGCGAGAACCTGCAGCGCACCGGCGCGTACAAGCTGCGCGGCGCGTACAACATGCTGTCGAAGCTCACGCCCGAGCAGCGCGAGCGCGGCGTCGTCGCCGCCTCGGCGGGCAACCACGCGCAGGGCGTCGCGTTCGCGGCCTCCGAGCTCGGCATCCAGTCGACGATCTTCATGCCCATGGGCGCCGCGCTGCCCAAGGTGCAGGCGACGCGCGACTACGGCGCTCGCATCGAGCTGCGCGGCCTCGACTTCCAGACGGCGCTGCAGGCGGCCATCGCGCACGTCGCCGAGACCGGCGCCACGTTCGTGCCGCCGTACGACCACCACGACATCATCGCCGGCCAGGGCACGCTCGGCCTCGAGATCCTCGACGAGCAGCCCGACGTCGAGACGATCCTCGTGCCGATCGGCGGCGGCGGCCTCGCCGCGGGCGTCGCGTCGGCCGCCAAGCAGCGCGCCGCCGAGCTCGGCCGCGACATCCGCGTGATCGGCGTGCAGGCAGAGGGTGCCGCCGCCTACCCGCCGTCGCTCGCGCACGGCGGCCCCACGACCATCCAGACGCTCCCGACGATCGCCGACGGCATCGCCGTCGCGCGGCCAGGCGACCTGCCGTTCGAGATCATCCGCGCCTGCGTCGACGACGTCGTCACGGTCGCCGACGACGACATCGCCCGCGCGATCATCGCGCTGCTCGAGCGTGCGAAGCTCGTCGCCGAGCCCGCTGGCGCCGTGACGACCGCCGCGATCATGACGGGTGCGGTGCGGGATGCGGGCTCGACCGTCGCGATCCTGTCGGGCGGCAACGTCGACCCCATGGTGCTCGAGCGCGTCATCGGCCGCGGCCTCGTGGCGTCGCAGCGGTATCTGCGCATCCGCATGGACCTGCCCGACCGTCCCGGCCAGCTCGCGATCATCGCGCAGATCCTCTCCGACGAGCAGGCGAACGTCGTCGAGGTCATGCACACGCGCCACAACGAGTGGACGCAGATCAACGACGTCGCGATCGAGCTGTCGGTCACGACGCGCGGCCCCGAGCACGCGCAGCGCCTGCTCGCCGCGCTGCGTCGTGCGGGCTACGAGCCGCACGAGGTCTGA
- a CDS encoding helix-turn-helix domain-containing protein produces the protein MATESIMDPVNERRFLSAADAAEVLGVEPREVVDLVDSGSLPGIRVAGGWRIELSVLQSWIDEQYEAQRRGALWQESQTASIADLFGHFKRR, from the coding sequence ATGGCGACCGAGAGCATCATGGACCCCGTGAACGAGCGACGCTTCCTCAGCGCAGCAGACGCTGCCGAGGTGCTGGGCGTCGAGCCGCGAGAGGTCGTCGACCTCGTCGACTCCGGCTCGCTGCCCGGCATCCGGGTGGCCGGCGGCTGGCGCATCGAGCTCTCGGTGCTGCAGTCGTGGATCGACGAGCAGTACGAGGCGCAGCGCCGCGGCGCGCTGTGGCAGGAGTCGCAGACGGCGTCGATCGCCGACCTCTTCGGTCACTTCAAGCGCCGCTGA
- a CDS encoding Rv3235 family protein — protein sequence MARARMSTAEVDEYFDYQPCSTRDLPDPTPLVDNLTRCVIEVLLGTREVEQVARWVTEDTYLHLARRSIAARRTRALRKQQPIRAHYEIGPLVVTHPADGIVEATAIVRSPGRTRAVAMRLEGLDDRWRATAVHVL from the coding sequence ATGGCACGCGCGAGGATGTCGACCGCCGAGGTCGACGAGTACTTCGACTACCAGCCGTGCTCGACCCGGGATCTGCCCGACCCGACGCCGCTCGTCGACAACCTCACGCGCTGCGTCATCGAGGTGCTGCTCGGCACCCGCGAGGTCGAGCAGGTCGCGCGCTGGGTCACCGAGGACACCTACCTGCACCTCGCCCGCCGGTCGATCGCCGCCCGCCGCACCCGGGCGCTGCGCAAGCAGCAGCCCATCCGGGCGCACTACGAGATCGGGCCGCTCGTCGTGACGCATCCCGCCGACGGCATCGTCGAGGCGACGGCGATCGTGCGCTCCCCCGGCCGCACCCGCGCGGTCGCCATGCGCCTCGAAGGCCTCGACGACCGGTGGCGCGCCACCGCGGTGCACGTGCTCTGA
- a CDS encoding DUF4307 domain-containing protein produces MTDLAARYGRTPERRRRDRIIGISVAAGIVVVMLAWVIWGGLADPRGTIDTQDTGSTRIDAHSIQIDFTVTVEPGTPVRCAVNAFDRHHSTVGWVELDVDPSEQWTTPQSVVVRTADEAIGGLVYRCWLR; encoded by the coding sequence ATGACCGACCTCGCCGCCCGCTACGGCCGCACGCCCGAGCGTCGACGTCGCGACCGGATCATCGGCATCTCGGTCGCCGCCGGCATCGTCGTCGTCATGCTCGCGTGGGTGATCTGGGGCGGTCTCGCCGACCCGCGCGGCACGATCGACACGCAGGACACCGGCTCGACGCGCATCGACGCGCACTCGATCCAGATCGACTTCACCGTCACGGTCGAGCCCGGCACGCCCGTGCGCTGCGCCGTCAACGCCTTCGACCGGCACCACTCCACCGTGGGCTGGGTCGAGCTCGACGTCGACCCCTCGGAGCAGTGGACGACCCCGCAGAGCGTGGTCGTGCGCACCGCCGACGAGGCCATCGGCGGATTGGTCTACCGCTGCTGGCTGCGATAG
- the mca gene encoding mycothiol conjugate amidase Mca, which produces MRRLLSVHAHPDDESSKGAGTVARYVAEGAQVTVVSCTGGESGDILNEGFVDTVHAARDMAGLRRVEMRRAQEALGVDHLWLGYLDSGLPDEGEPVRPLSFATIPIEVSGRVLARIIRRLRPQVVVTYDERGGYPHPDHIRCHEITMWAVEHAARADDPELGEPWTVSKVYYDRMSSSDKVSAFLADYELHDPHSDRLEGIREMAEWMKGRTPRITTRVDVSDHLDARDAALRAHASQVAPDTPFFFWPHDVIRRAWPTEDFELVRSTVGEALPETDLFAGIDEE; this is translated from the coding sequence ATGCGCCGCCTGCTGAGCGTGCACGCGCATCCCGACGACGAGTCGAGCAAGGGAGCGGGCACCGTCGCCAGGTACGTCGCCGAGGGCGCGCAGGTCACGGTCGTGAGCTGCACGGGTGGCGAGTCGGGCGACATCCTCAACGAGGGCTTCGTCGACACCGTGCACGCGGCCCGCGACATGGCGGGGCTCCGCCGCGTCGAGATGCGCCGCGCGCAGGAGGCGCTCGGCGTCGACCACCTCTGGCTCGGCTACCTCGACTCGGGCCTGCCCGACGAGGGCGAGCCCGTGCGGCCGCTGTCGTTCGCGACCATCCCCATCGAGGTCTCGGGTCGCGTGCTCGCGCGCATCATCCGTCGCCTGCGCCCGCAGGTCGTCGTGACGTACGACGAGCGCGGCGGCTACCCGCACCCCGACCACATCCGCTGCCACGAGATCACGATGTGGGCCGTCGAGCACGCCGCCCGCGCCGACGATCCCGAGCTCGGCGAGCCGTGGACGGTGTCGAAGGTCTACTACGACCGCATGTCGTCGTCCGACAAGGTCTCGGCCTTCCTCGCCGACTACGAGCTCCACGACCCCCACTCCGACCGCCTCGAGGGCATCCGCGAGATGGCGGAGTGGATGAAGGGGCGCACGCCGCGCATCACGACGCGCGTCGACGTCAGCGACCACCTCGACGCCCGCGACGCCGCGCTGCGCGCGCACGCGAGCCAGGTGGCGCCCGACACGCCCTTCTTCTTCTGGCCGCACGACGTCATCCGTCGTGCGTGGCCCACCGAGGACTTCGAGCTCGTGCGCTCGACGGTCGGCGAGGCCCTGCCCGAGACCGACCTGTTCGCAGGGATCGACGAGGAGTGA
- a CDS encoding AAA family ATPase, producing the protein MTVFAISAPLEREDALADLAQRHGHRVAVRAARASELVQRLAHVEVDAVLVSPDEPHLDAELVRVCDAAGVRVVAVVDDAAQAGRARALGVESVRFADGFPAIEWAIVTPTAEREQRPRGRVLAVWGPAGAPGRTTAAIGLATELAARGQRVAIVDADSHAASVAPALGLLDEAPGFAAAARLVRTGSLTVDELDRVAQTVESSVGTLRVLTGITRAGRWPELAADRVAGVLEACRDWVDWTVVDVAASLERDEEISSDVFGPRRNAATIAALRAADRVVALAGGDPVGMMRLLRAYPDLVDVVPSDRISVVVNKVRTGASGLAPETGVAQTLQRFGGIAPMAQWPLDQGAADAALLSARPLVDVAGRSRLRRAMQATALTLLPAEPTRAAARAASRATRRRGLRFALR; encoded by the coding sequence GTGACGGTCTTCGCGATCTCGGCGCCGCTCGAGCGCGAGGATGCGCTCGCCGACCTCGCGCAGCGCCACGGCCACCGCGTCGCCGTGCGGGCGGCGCGGGCGAGCGAGCTCGTGCAGCGTCTCGCGCACGTCGAGGTCGACGCCGTGCTCGTCTCGCCGGACGAGCCGCACCTCGACGCCGAGCTCGTGCGCGTCTGCGATGCGGCGGGCGTGCGCGTCGTCGCCGTGGTCGACGACGCGGCGCAGGCGGGCAGGGCTCGTGCGCTCGGCGTCGAGTCGGTGCGGTTCGCCGACGGCTTCCCCGCGATCGAGTGGGCCATCGTGACGCCGACGGCCGAGCGCGAGCAGCGCCCGCGGGGCCGCGTGCTCGCCGTCTGGGGTCCCGCGGGCGCCCCGGGCCGCACCACCGCCGCGATCGGCCTCGCGACCGAGCTCGCCGCACGCGGCCAGCGCGTCGCGATCGTCGACGCCGACAGCCACGCCGCATCCGTCGCGCCCGCGCTGGGCCTGCTCGACGAGGCGCCGGGCTTCGCCGCCGCCGCGCGTCTCGTGCGCACGGGCAGCCTCACGGTCGACGAGCTCGATCGCGTCGCGCAGACCGTCGAGTCGTCGGTCGGCACGCTGCGCGTGCTCACGGGCATCACGCGCGCCGGCCGCTGGCCCGAGCTCGCCGCGGATCGCGTCGCGGGCGTGCTCGAGGCGTGCCGCGACTGGGTGGACTGGACGGTCGTCGACGTCGCCGCGAGCCTCGAGCGCGACGAGGAGATCTCGAGCGACGTCTTCGGCCCGCGGCGCAACGCCGCGACGATCGCGGCGCTGCGTGCCGCCGACCGCGTCGTCGCGCTCGCCGGCGGCGACCCCGTCGGCATGATGCGGCTGCTGCGCGCCTACCCCGACCTCGTCGACGTCGTGCCGTCGGATCGCATCTCGGTCGTCGTGAACAAGGTGCGCACGGGCGCGTCGGGCCTCGCGCCCGAGACGGGCGTCGCGCAGACGTTGCAGCGCTTCGGGGGCATCGCGCCCATGGCGCAGTGGCCGCTCGACCAGGGCGCCGCCGACGCGGCGCTGCTGTCGGCCAGGCCGCTCGTCGACGTGGCGGGCCGCTCGCGCCTGCGTCGTGCGATGCAGGCGACGGCCCTCACGCTGCTGCCCGCCGAGCCGACGCGCGCCGCGGCACGCGCCGCATCCCGCGCGACGCGCAGGAGAGGGCTGCGGTTCGCACTACGCTGA
- the greA gene encoding transcription elongation factor GreA has product MPDTTETWLSQEAFDRLQAELDNLTGPVRVEIAKRIEEARDEGDLKENGGYHAAKDDQAQIEARILQVTHLLRTAKVGEAPAANGVVEAGTVVKATIAGSKQTFLVGNREIHEAGDDLDVYSESSPIGAAVLGLKIGESATYTAPSGKEIAVEILDVETYRGA; this is encoded by the coding sequence ATGCCCGACACGACGGAGACCTGGCTGAGCCAGGAGGCGTTCGACCGCCTCCAGGCCGAGCTCGACAACCTGACGGGGCCCGTGCGCGTCGAGATCGCGAAGCGCATCGAGGAGGCCCGCGACGAGGGCGACCTCAAGGAGAACGGCGGCTACCACGCCGCCAAGGACGACCAGGCGCAGATCGAGGCGCGCATCCTGCAGGTCACGCACCTGCTGCGCACGGCCAAGGTCGGCGAGGCCCCCGCGGCCAACGGCGTCGTCGAGGCCGGCACGGTCGTGAAGGCGACGATCGCGGGCTCGAAGCAGACCTTCCTCGTGGGCAACCGCGAGATCCACGAGGCCGGCGACGACCTCGACGTGTACTCGGAGTCGAGCCCCATCGGCGCAGCCGTGCTCGGCCTCAAGATCGGCGAGTCCGCGACGTACACGGCGCCGAGCGGCAAGGAGATCGCCGTCGAGATCCTCGACGTCGAGACGTACCGCGGCGCCTGA
- a CDS encoding WhiB family transcriptional regulator: MDWRDDAACLTVDPELFFPIGNTGPAIDQIEKAKTVCARCPVTEQCLQYALETNQDSGVWGGLSEDERRALKRRAARARRAS, encoded by the coding sequence ATGGATTGGCGCGATGACGCCGCATGCCTGACGGTCGACCCGGAGCTGTTCTTCCCGATCGGCAACACGGGTCCTGCGATCGACCAGATCGAGAAGGCCAAGACCGTCTGCGCTCGCTGCCCCGTGACGGAGCAGTGCCTCCAGTACGCCCTCGAGACGAACCAGGACTCGGGCGTCTGGGGCGGGCTGAGCGAGGACGAGCGTCGCGCGCTCAAGCGCCGCGCCGCCCGCGCTCGCCGCGCCAGCTGA
- a CDS encoding AI-2E family transporter produces the protein MRLFGGRERRDVDVRPTADAVPPALKIASAWSWRLLVVAAALAVVLFLIAQLRIIVIPLMVAALLTALMIPLVEWLQRHRWPRGLAVALAVVLLLSVVTALFWLAVSQIRDGYPALQQRAIDSYAGLRQFLLESPLHLTERDISRYTDALVQAIQQDTQQILSGALSVGSSLGHLVVGLLLTIFATIFLLFDGARIWRWIVGIFPRRARPAVDGSARAGWVTLGNFVRVQLVVAAIDAVGIGLGAFILGLFYGGMPLVVPIAVLVFLGSFIPVVGAIATGTIAVLVALIALGPIPAVIMLGIVLLVQQIEGHVLQPFIMGTAVKVHPLAVVLAVAGGSIVAGIPGALFAVPVVAFLNVAIKTVATGSWRTNPRPTTFSEVPNA, from the coding sequence ATGAGGCTGTTCGGCGGGCGCGAGCGACGCGACGTCGACGTGCGCCCGACCGCCGACGCCGTGCCGCCCGCGCTGAAGATCGCCAGCGCCTGGTCGTGGCGGCTGCTCGTCGTCGCCGCGGCCCTCGCCGTCGTCCTCTTCCTCATCGCGCAGCTGCGCATCATCGTCATCCCGCTCATGGTCGCGGCCCTGCTGACGGCGCTCATGATCCCGCTCGTCGAGTGGCTGCAGCGGCACCGCTGGCCCCGCGGCCTCGCGGTCGCGCTCGCCGTCGTGCTGCTGCTGTCGGTCGTCACCGCGCTGTTCTGGCTCGCGGTCTCGCAGATCCGCGACGGCTATCCCGCGCTGCAGCAGCGCGCGATCGACTCGTACGCCGGGCTGCGGCAGTTCCTGCTCGAGTCGCCCCTGCACCTCACCGAGCGCGACATCTCGCGCTACACCGACGCGCTCGTGCAGGCGATCCAGCAGGACACGCAGCAGATCCTCTCGGGCGCGCTGTCGGTCGGCTCGTCGCTGGGCCACCTCGTCGTCGGCCTGCTGCTCACGATCTTCGCCACGATCTTCCTGCTGTTCGACGGCGCCCGCATCTGGCGCTGGATCGTCGGCATCTTCCCGCGCCGCGCCCGACCGGCCGTCGACGGCAGCGCACGCGCCGGCTGGGTCACGCTCGGCAACTTCGTGCGCGTGCAGCTCGTCGTCGCCGCGATCGACGCCGTCGGCATCGGCCTCGGCGCGTTCATCCTCGGCCTCTTCTACGGCGGCATGCCGCTCGTCGTGCCCATCGCGGTGCTCGTGTTCCTCGGGTCGTTCATCCCCGTCGTCGGCGCCATCGCGACCGGCACGATCGCGGTGCTCGTCGCGCTCATCGCCCTCGGGCCCATCCCGGCGGTCATCATGCTCGGCATCGTGCTGCTCGTGCAGCAGATCGAGGGGCACGTGCTGCAGCCGTTCATCATGGGCACGGCCGTCAAGGTGCATCCGCTCGCCGTCGTGCTCGCCGTCGCCGGCGGCTCGATCGTCGCAGGCATCCCCGGCGCGCTCTTCGCCGTGCCGGTCGTCGCCTTCCTCAACGTGGCGATCAAGACCGTCGCGACGGGCTCGTGGCGCACGAATCCTCGACCGACCACGTTCTCGGAGGTCCCGAACGCATGA